In Edaphobacter paludis, a single window of DNA contains:
- a CDS encoding LptF/LptG family permease → MRIFTRYILREVTSYALLGGTLFTFVLFMRDLGKILELVVRESASLTQVFLVFAYTLPSAVTYTIPMAVLVGILLGLSRLASDSEITAMRASGMGALSFVRIVSIVAVVALGLGLFNSLYLGPRAAAGLLRLGDTLKSSQASFEVQPRVFYEDFRNYVLYVQNVKPAAGAALWDHVFLADLTQPATPHITTAERAIVVSGTPGTSDAQTIRLHLIDGGQHETTATNPNQYNIITFASTDIPIETEAPPDTHLGRTDTPILALPLHELWRRSNLSGVPATLARSYRIEFHKRFSYPFACLVLMLVGVPLGLSSKRGGKSTGFVLTILLVFIYYFLSSVGVAFAKNGRLSPFFGVWGANLIFAGAGIFLLYQMSRGSLALGVFSSLGGSFNKLYARLVSRGGAGSVATGLTPDIATLLRRFRRIFHIRFPLLLDDYVMREYAANFALILSSFSALSIIFTFFELIGDIFRNRTPLITVGEYLLNLIPFILYNVTPLCALVAVLVTFGALSRSSEITAMKATGISLYRIITPVLIVTMMISAGLFAFDELYLPAANRRQEALLSVIKDKPAQTFLRPDRKWISGQTTESGEPSRIFYYQFFDADKNVFANLSVFEFEPHTFALQRRIFASSARWDARVNRWVFDDGWQRSFAGETVASYQPFTVATFPEIREQPGYFKKENIPSQEMSYGELSHYISDLKQSGFDTTRLSVQLNRKVAYPLITLVMAILAIPFSLSMGKKGSLAGIATAIGLAIAYWVVAGLFEAMGNVSTLPPLLAAWSPDLLFGIAGTYLLLRSST, encoded by the coding sequence ATGCGCATCTTCACCCGTTACATTCTCCGCGAAGTCACCTCCTACGCTTTGCTGGGTGGGACGCTCTTTACTTTTGTGCTTTTCATGCGCGACCTTGGCAAGATCCTCGAACTGGTGGTTCGCGAATCTGCCTCCCTCACCCAGGTTTTCCTGGTTTTTGCTTATACGCTGCCGAGCGCCGTTACCTATACGATCCCGATGGCTGTGCTGGTCGGCATTCTACTGGGCCTCAGCCGTCTCGCCTCCGACAGCGAAATTACAGCGATGCGGGCCAGCGGTATGGGCGCGCTCAGCTTCGTGCGCATCGTCTCTATTGTGGCCGTCGTCGCGCTGGGGCTAGGACTGTTCAACTCTCTCTATCTCGGGCCACGGGCGGCCGCCGGGCTGTTGCGGCTGGGAGATACGCTGAAGTCTTCGCAGGCTTCTTTCGAGGTACAGCCTCGCGTCTTCTACGAAGACTTCCGCAACTATGTTCTCTATGTTCAGAATGTGAAGCCTGCGGCCGGGGCAGCGTTATGGGATCACGTATTCCTCGCCGATCTCACCCAACCCGCCACACCGCATATCACAACGGCGGAACGCGCTATCGTCGTCAGCGGAACGCCCGGCACCTCCGACGCCCAGACCATCCGCTTGCACCTCATCGACGGCGGTCAGCATGAGACCACGGCAACCAATCCGAACCAGTACAACATCATTACCTTTGCTTCCACCGATATTCCCATTGAGACTGAGGCCCCGCCCGACACCCATCTCGGTCGCACCGACACGCCGATACTTGCGCTGCCGTTGCACGAGCTATGGCGGCGGAGCAACCTAAGCGGCGTTCCAGCAACCCTCGCGCGAAGCTACCGCATCGAGTTCCACAAGCGCTTCTCGTATCCCTTCGCCTGCCTGGTGCTGATGCTCGTCGGTGTACCGCTTGGCCTCTCCTCCAAGCGCGGCGGAAAATCGACTGGTTTTGTACTTACGATTCTGCTCGTCTTTATCTACTACTTTCTTTCGTCGGTCGGCGTGGCCTTTGCCAAGAATGGCAGGCTCTCGCCTTTTTTCGGTGTTTGGGGGGCAAACCTCATCTTCGCCGGAGCCGGCATCTTTCTGCTCTACCAGATGTCTCGCGGAAGCCTTGCGCTCGGTGTCTTCTCCAGCCTTGGCGGTTCGTTCAACAAACTGTACGCGCGGCTGGTGTCACGTGGAGGAGCCGGGAGTGTCGCCACAGGACTGACGCCGGATATAGCGACGCTTCTGCGACGGTTTCGTCGCATCTTCCATATTCGATTTCCGCTGCTGCTCGATGACTACGTCATGCGCGAGTACGCCGCCAACTTTGCGCTGATTCTCTCAAGCTTTTCGGCGCTCTCCATTATCTTTACCTTCTTCGAGCTGATCGGCGACATCTTCCGCAACCGCACGCCACTCATTACCGTGGGCGAATATTTACTCAACCTCATTCCTTTTATTCTCTATAACGTCACTCCGCTCTGCGCTCTGGTGGCCGTGCTGGTCACGTTCGGCGCGCTGAGCCGCAGCTCCGAAATTACCGCGATGAAGGCAACGGGCATCAGCCTCTACCGCATCATCACGCCGGTGCTCATCGTCACGATGATGATCTCCGCCGGGCTCTTCGCCTTCGACGAGCTTTATCTTCCCGCGGCCAATCGCCGGCAGGAGGCGCTGCTCTCCGTCATCAAAGACAAGCCTGCGCAGACCTTCCTGCGGCCCGACCGCAAGTGGATCTCCGGCCAGACGACCGAATCCGGCGAACCTTCGCGCATCTTCTACTATCAATTTTTCGACGCCGACAAGAATGTCTTTGCTAACCTGAGCGTCTTCGAGTTCGAGCCGCACACCTTTGCCCTGCAACGGCGCATCTTCGCGTCGAGCGCGCGATGGGATGCCCGCGTGAATCGCTGGGTCTTCGACGACGGCTGGCAGCGCAGCTTCGCAGGGGAGACGGTCGCCTCCTACCAGCCGTTTACCGTAGCCACCTTCCCCGAGATCCGGGAGCAGCCGGGTTATTTCAAGAAAGAAAATATACCCTCGCAGGAGATGTCGTATGGCGAACTCTCGCACTACATCTCCGACCTGAAGCAGAGCGGCTTCGACACGACGCGACTTAGCGTTCAACTCAACCGCAAGGTCGCGTATCCACTCATCACACTGGTCATGGCGATCCTTGCCATTCCGTTTTCGCTTTCGATGGGCAAAAAAGGAAGTCTCGCCGGCATCGCCACCGCCATCGGATTGGCGATTGCCTACTGGGTGGTCGCCGGCCTGTTTGAAGCAATGGGCAATGTGAGCACATTGCCGCCTCTGCTGGCGGCGTGGTCGCCCGACCTTCTTTTCGGTATCGCAGGCACGTACCTCCTGCTTCGTAGCTCCACTTAA
- a CDS encoding glycosyltransferase family 2 protein produces the protein MPQKLSVAIITLNEEANLRRTLASVQFADEVIVLDSGSTDSTLEIAGSFKNTKVFCEEWKGFSQQKNSAIEKCSGTWVLSLDADEELSPELQTEIRLLLIGEPRADAYLLRRRNLFLGRWIRYGGYYPDAKLRLFRHHAANFAPPARFTERPVHETITFEGKLETLHHDLIHHAYPTIESYIEHMDRYSTLGAQIVIERGKTSRSWMAFYWNIVAVPTFTFTWNYFFRLGFLDGREGLLLHLYHSTYTSWKYAKAWQTISKR, from the coding sequence ATGCCTCAGAAGCTGTCCGTAGCCATCATCACCCTCAATGAAGAGGCCAACCTCCGCCGCACCCTCGCCAGCGTTCAGTTTGCGGACGAAGTAATCGTTCTCGACTCCGGCTCGACGGATTCAACCCTTGAAATCGCCGGGTCGTTCAAGAACACGAAGGTGTTTTGCGAGGAATGGAAGGGATTCTCTCAACAGAAGAACTCTGCGATTGAGAAGTGCTCCGGCACTTGGGTTCTTTCGCTCGATGCCGACGAAGAACTCTCTCCCGAGTTGCAGACAGAGATACGCCTTCTGCTCATTGGAGAGCCGCGTGCCGATGCCTATCTGCTGCGCCGGCGCAATCTTTTTCTCGGTCGCTGGATACGCTACGGCGGCTACTACCCAGATGCTAAGCTACGCCTCTTCCGTCATCACGCCGCGAACTTTGCGCCCCCGGCCCGGTTCACCGAGCGTCCCGTCCACGAGACCATAACCTTTGAAGGCAAGCTCGAAACGCTCCATCACGATCTCATTCATCATGCTTATCCCACTATCGAGAGCTACATCGAACACATGGATCGATATAGCACCTTGGGCGCGCAAATCGTGATCGAGAGGGGAAAGACCAGCCGCTCCTGGATGGCCTTTTACTGGAATATCGTCGCCGTTCCCACCTTCACCTTCACCTGGAATTACTTCTTCCGACTCGGCTTCCTCGACGGCCGTGAAGGTCTGCTTCTCCATCTCTACCACTCCACTTACACCAGTTGGAAGTATGCAAAGGCCTGGCAGACAATCAGCAAACGCTGA